From Salvia splendens isolate huo1 chromosome 3, SspV2, whole genome shotgun sequence, a single genomic window includes:
- the LOC121796735 gene encoding uncharacterized protein LOC121796735, whose protein sequence is MAWMAGARLKAARITGARLHCKRAEAAWMARARLEAMDWFHGTDFAKQDRRGKAGRNWVDWHANYIQEWDNRHFLVWTDLEYSDEPVATEEYMDWFRQIIVVYLTKPGVHAEQGFHETASSHRFAVETLHNVHHFLSGQDTTEHPALGTISRMIEEGLRISGEAERMDYRPSQRSAMDVDVPVRQKAKRRTKKKTACGESSSQPVHRSDDDFVEPPPPRSAVRGRHSVSHTVGTGDDIGLSDVPTSPTRSSVQDDFFGVDLENALTGLVNIAKFIQAQPNNLGV, encoded by the exons ATGGCGTGGATGGCCGGAGCACGACTGAAGGCGGCGAGGATTACTGGAGCACGGCTGCACTGCAAGAGGGCGGAGGCGGCATGGATGGCTAGAGCACGGCTGGAGGCGATGGACTG GTTCCACGGTACTGATTTTGCGAAACAGGATCGCCGTGGAAAAGCTGGTCGAAATTGGGTTGATTGGCacgccaattatatacaggagtgggacaacagGCACTTTTTGGTGTGGACTGATCTGGAGTACAGTGATGAGCCTGTTGCAACCGAAGAATATATGGATTGGTTTCGGCAGATAATtgtggtgtatttaaccaaacccggCGTGCATGCTGAACAGGGCTTCCACGAAACGGCATCTTCTCATAGATTCGcg gtggagacacTTCACAACGTGCACCACTTTCTAAGTGGCCAAGATACGACAGAACATCCGGCTTTAGGAACCATTTCGAGGATGATTGAAGAAGGACTGCGGATATCCGGGGAGGCTGAGCGGATGGACTACCGTCCTTcgcagcgctctgcaatggacgtggacgtacccgtaaggcaaaaggcaaaacgacgaaccaaaaagaaaaccgcctgcggagagtcgtcatctcagCCCGTACACCgctccgatgacgattttgtgGAACCACCTCCAcctagatctgcagttcgaggccgtcattctgtcagccacaccgTTGGTACCGGCGACGACattggcctcagtgatgtccccaCTTCTCCAACACGGTCGTCTGTGCAAGATGACTTTTTTGGGGTGGATCTAGAGAAC gcattaactgggctcgtgaacattgcaaagttCATTCAGGCAcagcccaataatcttggtgtctga